A genomic window from Halorubrum lacusprofundi ATCC 49239 includes:
- a CDS encoding complex I subunit 4 family protein has translation MIEALIGVTFVAALLVLLAPNEWAGRLAFAFSLLPFAGSLYLWSGFESAGNALTGGDIAYATQIEWLEVGGRTVSWFVGVDGISLPLVVLTTFLVPLAIVSAWTPIDARQSQFYGLMLFMEANLLGVFTALDFFLWFVFWEAVLVPMYFLIGIWGGPRRKYAAIKFFVYTNAASLLMFIGFMSLTFALGDSVSSFALPEITQAIADGGLGTWFGISPDRIAMIAFLAMFLGFAVKVPIVPFHTWLPDAHVEAPTPVSVLLAGVLLKMGTYALLRFNFTMLPEQASALAVPIAAIAVISVIYGAMLALGQKDLKRIVAYSSVSSMGYVILGLIVFTEYGVGGATFQMVAHGLISGLMFMAVGVIYNATHTRMVGDMSGMADRMPVAVGILVAGAFGYMGLPLMAGFAGEFFIFVGSFAAPALPYAPIFTALAMFGIVIVAGYLLSAMQSTLFGPFELETDYDVGPAPFHDVAPLAVLLVAIIVLGVAPDIFFEMIRDAAVPVVEGVTVDG, from the coding sequence ATGATCGAAGCCCTCATCGGCGTCACGTTCGTGGCCGCACTCCTCGTGCTGCTCGCCCCGAATGAGTGGGCCGGGCGGCTGGCGTTCGCGTTCAGCCTGCTTCCGTTCGCCGGCTCGCTGTACCTCTGGTCCGGCTTCGAAAGCGCCGGCAACGCCCTCACGGGCGGTGATATTGCCTATGCGACCCAGATCGAGTGGTTGGAGGTCGGCGGACGGACCGTGTCGTGGTTCGTCGGCGTCGACGGGATCAGCCTCCCGCTCGTCGTGCTCACGACGTTCCTCGTTCCGCTCGCGATCGTCAGCGCGTGGACGCCGATCGACGCCCGCCAGAGCCAGTTCTACGGGCTCATGCTGTTCATGGAGGCGAACCTGCTCGGCGTGTTCACCGCGCTCGACTTCTTCCTCTGGTTCGTCTTCTGGGAGGCCGTCCTCGTGCCGATGTACTTCCTCATCGGTATCTGGGGCGGTCCCCGCCGGAAGTACGCCGCGATCAAGTTCTTCGTGTACACGAACGCGGCGTCGCTGTTGATGTTCATCGGCTTCATGTCGCTGACGTTCGCGCTCGGCGACTCCGTGAGCTCGTTCGCGCTGCCGGAGATCACGCAGGCGATCGCTGACGGCGGTCTCGGAACGTGGTTCGGCATCTCGCCGGACCGGATCGCGATGATCGCGTTCCTCGCGATGTTCCTCGGGTTCGCGGTGAAGGTCCCGATCGTTCCGTTCCACACGTGGCTCCCCGACGCTCACGTGGAGGCGCCGACGCCGGTGTCGGTGCTGCTGGCGGGCGTGCTCCTGAAGATGGGGACGTATGCACTGCTCCGGTTCAACTTCACGATGCTCCCGGAGCAGGCGTCCGCACTCGCGGTCCCGATCGCTGCTATCGCTGTCATTAGCGTCATCTACGGTGCGATGTTGGCGCTGGGTCAGAAAGACCTCAAGCGGATCGTCGCGTACTCCTCCGTCTCGTCGATGGGGTACGTCATCCTTGGACTGATCGTGTTCACCGAGTACGGCGTCGGCGGCGCGACGTTCCAGATGGTCGCACACGGCCTCATCTCGGGGCTGATGTTCATGGCCGTCGGCGTCATCTACAACGCGACGCACACGCGAATGGTCGGCGACATGTCCGGGATGGCCGACCGGATGCCCGTCGCGGTGGGCATCCTCGTCGCCGGCGCGTTCGGGTACATGGGGCTCCCGCTGATGGCCGGCTTCGCCGGGGAGTTCTTCATCTTCGTGGGCTCGTTTGCCGCCCCGGCGCTTCCGTACGCGCCGATTTTCACGGCGCTCGCGATGTTCGGTATCGTCATCGTCGCCGGCTACCTGTTGTCGGCGATGCAGAGCACGCTGTTCGGGCCCTTCGAGCTCGAAACCGACTACGACGTGGGTCCCGCGCCGTTCCACGATGTCGCCCCGCTCGCGGTGCTTCTGGTGGCGATCATCGTGCTCGGCGTGGCACCCGACATCTTCTTCGAGATGATACGTGATGCCGCCGTTCCCGTGGTCGAGGGGGTGACCGTCGATGGTTAA
- a CDS encoding NADH-quinone oxidoreductase subunit N codes for MVNTLPQMAALLPVFLLAFTGLALLLVDTISPDARSNTSMAVVGALGSLAALAASVWLVVSGTGSADTGGAITLFAEAIKVDTMALFFTAIFASVTALVVVAAHDYFHDHTNPAAFYSLVVFAATGMALLAAANSLAVVFVALEMVSLPSYVLVAYLKRDRGSVEAGMKYFLIGALSSAIFLFGISLVYAATGSLLLGDVAEGIGSLDGLAGVAGLGIVMILGGVAFKTASVPFHFWAPEAYEGAPAPVSAFLSSASKAAGFVVAFRLFTEAFPVGASLAAGIDWVLAFGVLAAVTMTLGNFAAAVQEEVKRMLAYSSIGHAGYALIGVAALSQGGSANGAVMGAAMAHLLVYGFMNTGAFLFVAMAERWGVGRTFEDYAGLARRAPVASTAMAVFMFSLAGLPPFAGFFSKYFLFMGAIDNGFLWLAAFGAVNSVVSLYYYSRVVKALFIDDPASSSSLDVIDVRPTGLYAAVIFAAVATVLLLPGFGPVIETAEAAASALF; via the coding sequence ATGGTTAACACGCTTCCGCAGATGGCGGCGCTACTGCCCGTCTTCCTGCTCGCCTTCACGGGACTCGCGCTGCTGCTCGTCGACACCATCAGCCCCGACGCGCGGTCGAACACCTCGATGGCGGTCGTCGGCGCACTCGGATCGCTCGCCGCGCTCGCGGCGAGCGTTTGGCTGGTCGTCTCCGGCACCGGGAGTGCGGACACCGGCGGCGCGATCACTCTGTTCGCCGAGGCGATCAAAGTGGACACGATGGCGCTGTTCTTCACCGCCATCTTCGCGTCCGTGACGGCGCTGGTCGTCGTCGCAGCCCACGACTACTTCCACGACCACACGAACCCAGCGGCGTTCTACTCGCTCGTCGTGTTCGCGGCGACCGGGATGGCGCTGCTCGCGGCCGCGAACTCGCTCGCGGTCGTCTTCGTCGCTCTGGAAATGGTGTCGCTGCCGTCGTACGTGCTCGTCGCGTACCTCAAGCGAGACCGCGGGAGCGTCGAGGCGGGGATGAAGTACTTCCTCATCGGGGCGCTCTCTTCAGCGATTTTCCTGTTCGGAATCTCGCTGGTGTACGCGGCGACCGGATCGCTGCTACTCGGTGACGTCGCCGAGGGGATCGGCTCGCTTGACGGCCTCGCTGGCGTCGCCGGACTCGGGATCGTAATGATCCTCGGCGGCGTCGCGTTCAAGACGGCTTCCGTCCCGTTCCACTTCTGGGCACCGGAGGCATACGAGGGTGCGCCCGCACCGGTGAGCGCATTCCTCTCGTCCGCCTCGAAGGCGGCCGGCTTCGTGGTCGCGTTCCGTCTGTTCACCGAGGCGTTCCCGGTGGGCGCGTCGCTTGCCGCCGGCATCGACTGGGTGCTGGCGTTCGGCGTGCTCGCGGCCGTGACGATGACGCTCGGTAACTTCGCGGCGGCCGTTCAGGAGGAGGTCAAGCGGATGCTCGCATACTCCTCCATCGGACACGCGGGCTACGCGCTCATCGGCGTCGCGGCGCTCTCGCAAGGAGGGAGCGCAAACGGCGCCGTGATGGGCGCGGCGATGGCGCACCTGCTCGTCTACGGGTTCATGAACACCGGCGCGTTCCTCTTCGTCGCGATGGCGGAGCGGTGGGGCGTCGGCCGGACCTTCGAGGATTACGCCGGGCTCGCGCGGCGCGCGCCTGTCGCCTCGACGGCGATGGCTGTGTTCATGTTCTCGCTCGCCGGGCTGCCGCCCTTCGCCGGGTTCTTCTCGAAGTACTTCCTGTTCATGGGAGCCATCGACAACGGCTTCCTGTGGCTGGCGGCGTTCGGTGCCGTCAACAGCGTCGTCTCGCTGTACTACTACAGCCGGGTCGTGAAGGCGCTGTTCATCGACGACCCCGCGTCGTCGAGCTCGCTGGACGTGATCGACGTGCGGCCGACCGGGCTGTACGCCGCGGTCATCTTCGCGGCGGTCGCGACGGTGCTACTCTTACCCGGCTTCGGACCGGTCATCGAGACCGCCGAGGCCGCGGCGTCGGCGCTGTTCTAG
- a CDS encoding H/ACA ribonucleoprotein complex subunit GAR1 codes for MRRVGTVVRTAGGLAIARTEAGAEPPRIGSSVVDESLATVGRVVDVFGPVDRPYVAVTPNDDDLAALVGGKLYAR; via the coding sequence ATGCGCCGCGTTGGTACCGTCGTCCGCACCGCCGGCGGGCTCGCAATCGCACGCACCGAGGCGGGCGCTGAGCCGCCGCGGATCGGCTCGTCCGTAGTTGACGAGTCGCTTGCGACGGTCGGGCGCGTCGTCGACGTGTTCGGCCCCGTCGATCGCCCCTACGTGGCGGTGACGCCGAACGACGACGACCTCGCCGCGCTCGTCGGTGGGAAACTATACGCGCGCTGA
- the srp19 gene encoding signal recognition particle subunit SRP19, whose protein sequence is MVENVVYPAYFDADRSRSEGRRVPMDLAIEEPTVDEIAKAVQQVGYDAVIEREKTYSREFKPRGAVVVRGTEDTAKNDLVQAIAAYLGVIRE, encoded by the coding sequence ATGGTCGAGAACGTCGTCTATCCCGCGTACTTCGACGCCGACCGATCGCGGTCGGAAGGGCGTCGTGTCCCGATGGATCTCGCGATCGAGGAGCCGACGGTCGACGAGATCGCGAAGGCAGTCCAACAGGTTGGGTACGACGCGGTGATCGAACGCGAGAAAACCTACTCTCGGGAGTTCAAGCCGCGAGGCGCGGTGGTCGTCCGAGGGACCGAGGACACCGCGAAAAACGACCTCGTGCAGGCGATCGCCGCCTACCTCGGGGTCATCCGGGAGTGA
- a CDS encoding GAF domain-containing sensor histidine kinase: MTEGKFIRAPVLLICIVNTEPSGRSSVLVLAGDADEAADVADALESADAAPAPVDGSPRPSVDDAVSPTSVDDLATTDVAIVLDAEGLDAIRGQNRSCRVVAFVDDPATEPATDPLVDVIATTPADLDATLRWFAARGESGIDRDDPTRTPSRIEQLNAEVTRLASVRSIEGAHRTAIAVAAEVFPRYHCVVGVRDGEWVEPIATSSGVSIDDCNRVRVGRGSAGTAIDTGDPVIESRTIGEAPYDALLSLPVGDETVLQLAADEDDGFDAGDRRLAELLASHVEETLDRIRADEALRTERDHLLALFSNVPDPAIAYDYVDGEPIVHRVNDAFEETFAYDADRVVGESVDDYIVPPSDEAEAEAVELNERLQCGENVRREVTRETADGLRHFILHVVPIRLDAENVSGYAIYTDVTERREREAALRRQNERLDEFASIVSHDLRNPLSVAEGYVTLANETGEIAHLEKTLEALDRMDELVGDLLSLARQGEAVGETEPVSIEAIARDAWESVDTDGIELVVDGDVTIDASPTRTRELLENVFRNSVEHGRRSSGGNDGGDGKPLTVRVGDTAFRGDDGTTGSGFFVEDNGCGIPEGERDRVFESGFTTEEGGTGLGLAITKRIADAHDWQVRALTGESGGARFEFKTS; this comes from the coding sequence ATGACGGAAGGAAAATTTATCCGCGCTCCAGTCTTGCTCATCTGTATAGTGAACACCGAGCCCAGCGGGCGGTCGTCCGTCCTCGTTCTCGCTGGCGACGCGGACGAGGCGGCCGACGTGGCCGACGCGTTGGAAAGCGCCGACGCCGCTCCCGCACCCGTCGACGGCTCCCCCCGACCTTCCGTCGACGACGCCGTCTCCCCCACCTCCGTCGACGACCTCGCGACCACGGACGTGGCTATCGTCCTTGACGCCGAGGGACTCGACGCGATCCGTGGTCAGAACCGGTCGTGCCGTGTGGTCGCGTTCGTTGACGACCCCGCCACAGAGCCAGCAACCGATCCCCTCGTCGACGTGATTGCGACCACGCCGGCGGATCTCGATGCGACGCTCCGCTGGTTCGCGGCCAGAGGCGAGTCCGGCATCGACCGCGACGACCCGACGCGAACGCCTTCGCGGATCGAGCAGCTCAACGCAGAGGTGACCCGCCTCGCGTCGGTCAGGTCGATAGAGGGGGCTCACCGAACCGCGATCGCCGTCGCCGCCGAAGTGTTCCCGCGGTACCACTGCGTCGTCGGCGTCCGCGACGGGGAGTGGGTCGAACCGATCGCGACCTCGTCCGGGGTCTCGATCGACGACTGTAACCGCGTTCGAGTCGGGCGCGGCTCGGCCGGAACTGCGATCGATACCGGCGATCCGGTGATCGAGTCCCGAACGATAGGCGAGGCCCCCTACGACGCGCTTCTCTCGCTTCCGGTCGGCGACGAGACGGTACTCCAGCTCGCGGCCGACGAAGACGATGGGTTCGACGCAGGTGACCGCCGCCTCGCGGAGCTGCTCGCGTCCCACGTCGAGGAGACGCTCGACAGGATCCGCGCCGACGAAGCGCTTCGGACCGAGCGGGACCACCTGCTCGCGCTGTTCTCGAACGTCCCCGACCCGGCGATCGCCTACGACTACGTCGACGGCGAGCCGATCGTTCACCGAGTCAACGACGCGTTCGAAGAGACGTTCGCCTACGACGCCGATCGCGTGGTCGGCGAGTCCGTCGACGACTATATCGTTCCCCCCAGCGACGAGGCCGAAGCCGAGGCCGTGGAACTCAACGAGCGGCTTCAGTGCGGCGAAAACGTCAGACGCGAGGTGACCCGCGAGACCGCTGACGGCCTTCGACACTTCATCCTCCACGTCGTGCCGATCCGGCTCGACGCCGAGAACGTCTCCGGATACGCTATCTACACCGATGTGACGGAGCGACGTGAGCGCGAGGCGGCGCTCCGCAGACAGAACGAACGGCTCGACGAGTTCGCAAGTATCGTCTCCCACGACCTCCGAAACCCGCTTTCCGTCGCAGAGGGATACGTCACCCTCGCGAACGAGACCGGCGAGATCGCCCATCTCGAGAAAACCCTGGAGGCGCTGGACCGCATGGACGAGCTCGTCGGCGACCTGCTCTCGCTGGCCCGACAGGGAGAGGCGGTCGGCGAGACCGAACCCGTCTCGATCGAGGCGATCGCGAGGGACGCGTGGGAGAGTGTCGACACCGACGGCATCGAGCTCGTCGTCGACGGCGACGTGACGATCGATGCAAGTCCGACCCGGACGCGAGAGCTGCTGGAGAACGTGTTTCGAAACAGCGTGGAGCACGGCCGGCGCTCCTCAGGTGGGAACGACGGCGGCGACGGCAAGCCGCTTACGGTGCGCGTCGGCGACACTGCGTTCCGCGGCGACGACGGGACAACGGGGAGCGGCTTCTTCGTCGAAGACAACGGTTGTGGGATCCCCGAGGGCGAGCGCGACCGCGTGTTCGAGAGCGGATTCACGACCGAGGAGGGCGGGACCGGCCTCGGGCTCGCGATCACGAAGCGGATCGCCGACGCGCACGACTGGCAGGTGCGCGCGCTCACCGGCGAGTCCGGCGGGGCGCGGTTCGAGTTCAAAACGTCGTGA
- the alaS gene encoding alanine--tRNA ligase — MSDLEAEYRLDYFEEEGFERKECPSCGAHFWTRDADRELCGEPPCEDYSFIDDPGFPEAYSLSEMREAFLSFFEEHGHERIDPYPVAANRWRDDVLLTQASIYDFQPLVTSGQTPPPANPLTISQPCIRMQDIDNVGKTGRHTMAFEMMAHHAFNTREEVAEDEYAYHGEVYWKDETVEYCDKLFESLGADLEDITYIEDPWVGGGNAGPAIEVIYKGAELATLVFMCMERDPDGDYEMKDGHTYSFMDTYIVDTGYGLERWTWMSQGTATVYEAVYPDAIDFLKENAGIEHTEAEQKLVHRAAKLSGRLDIDDVDDVEAARGEIADRLDVDVNRLRELVEPLESIYAIADHSRTLAYMFGDGIVPSNVGTGYLARMVLRRTKRLVDEIGIDAPLDELVDMQAERLGYENRDTIREIVRTEERKYRKTLERGSRKVESLADEYAGTDEPIPTEVLLELYDSHGIQPDMVADIAAERGATVDVPDDFYALVADRHEEADGDEAAAERDDRFDDLPETEKLFYDDQGRTEFEAVVLDVFELEEGYDVVLDQTMFYPEGGGQPADRGQLTAGETTVDVVDVQERNGVVLHRTDADPGKGEFVRGQVDGDRRDRLRAHHTATHLIGHAAREVLGNHVRQAGAQKGIDSSRLDIRHFERITREQVKEIERVANALVRDDVPVRQEWPDRNEAESEHGFDLYQGGVPPGTNIRLIHVGDEDVQACAGTHVERTGEIGAVKVLKTEPVQDGVERIVFAAGGAAVEATQRTEDALYDAARALDVDPLDVPETAERFFEEWKGRGKEIESLKEELAAARASGGADAEEVEIGGVTAVIQRLDGDADELRATANAHVDDGKVAVVGSGADGSASFVVGVPDGVDVNAGQVVSELAARVGGGGGGPPDFAQGGGPDADALDDALDAAPDVLRSLQEA, encoded by the coding sequence ATGAGCGATCTCGAAGCGGAGTACCGCCTCGATTACTTCGAGGAGGAGGGGTTTGAGCGGAAGGAGTGTCCCTCCTGTGGCGCGCACTTCTGGACCCGCGACGCCGACCGCGAACTGTGCGGCGAGCCACCCTGTGAGGACTACAGTTTCATCGACGACCCGGGGTTCCCGGAGGCTTACTCACTGTCCGAGATGCGAGAGGCGTTCCTCTCATTCTTCGAGGAGCATGGCCACGAGCGAATCGACCCGTATCCGGTCGCCGCGAACCGCTGGCGCGACGACGTACTCCTGACGCAGGCGTCGATTTACGACTTCCAGCCGCTCGTCACGTCGGGACAGACCCCGCCGCCCGCGAACCCCCTCACCATCTCACAGCCCTGTATCCGGATGCAGGACATCGACAACGTGGGGAAGACGGGCCGCCACACGATGGCCTTCGAGATGATGGCCCACCACGCGTTCAACACGCGCGAGGAGGTCGCCGAGGACGAGTACGCCTACCACGGCGAGGTGTACTGGAAAGACGAGACTGTTGAGTATTGCGACAAGCTGTTCGAGAGCTTGGGCGCGGATCTAGAGGATATCACCTACATCGAGGACCCGTGGGTCGGCGGCGGGAACGCCGGCCCCGCCATCGAGGTCATTTATAAGGGAGCCGAGCTGGCGACGCTCGTCTTCATGTGCATGGAGCGGGACCCCGACGGCGACTACGAGATGAAGGACGGGCACACGTACTCCTTTATGGACACGTACATCGTCGACACCGGGTACGGGCTCGAACGGTGGACGTGGATGAGTCAGGGGACGGCGACGGTGTACGAGGCCGTCTACCCCGACGCGATCGACTTCCTCAAGGAGAACGCGGGGATTGAACACACGGAGGCAGAACAGAAGCTCGTCCACCGGGCGGCGAAGCTCTCCGGCCGACTCGACATCGACGATGTCGACGATGTGGAGGCCGCCCGCGGCGAGATCGCCGATCGGCTCGACGTCGATGTCAACCGGCTCCGTGAGCTGGTCGAACCGCTCGAATCGATCTACGCGATTGCCGACCACTCGCGGACGCTCGCGTACATGTTCGGCGACGGGATTGTCCCCTCGAACGTCGGGACGGGCTACCTCGCCCGGATGGTCCTGCGGCGCACGAAGCGGCTCGTCGACGAGATCGGGATCGACGCCCCGCTCGACGAGCTGGTCGACATGCAGGCCGAGCGGCTCGGCTACGAGAACCGCGACACGATCCGCGAGATCGTCCGCACCGAGGAGCGGAAGTACCGCAAGACGCTCGAACGCGGCTCCCGAAAGGTCGAATCGCTCGCGGACGAGTACGCCGGCACGGACGAACCGATCCCAACGGAGGTGCTCTTGGAGCTGTACGACTCCCACGGGATTCAGCCGGACATGGTTGCCGACATCGCCGCCGAGCGAGGCGCGACCGTCGACGTGCCGGACGACTTCTACGCGCTCGTCGCCGACCGGCACGAGGAGGCGGACGGCGACGAGGCGGCAGCCGAGCGCGACGACCGCTTCGACGATCTCCCCGAGACGGAGAAGCTGTTCTACGACGACCAAGGACGCACCGAGTTCGAGGCGGTCGTCCTCGACGTGTTTGAGCTCGAGGAGGGATACGACGTGGTCTTAGACCAGACGATGTTCTATCCCGAGGGCGGCGGCCAGCCGGCCGACAGGGGCCAGCTCACCGCCGGCGAGACGACCGTCGACGTGGTCGACGTACAGGAGCGCAACGGCGTCGTGCTCCATCGCACCGATGCCGACCCCGGGAAGGGAGAGTTCGTCCGCGGGCAGGTCGACGGCGACCGCCGTGACCGGCTCCGCGCGCACCACACCGCGACCCACCTGATCGGCCACGCGGCTCGCGAGGTGCTCGGCAATCACGTTCGACAGGCGGGCGCACAGAAAGGAATCGACTCCTCCCGGCTCGACATCCGCCACTTCGAGCGGATCACTCGCGAACAAGTCAAAGAGATCGAGCGCGTCGCAAACGCGCTCGTCCGCGACGACGTGCCGGTGCGACAGGAGTGGCCCGACCGCAACGAGGCGGAGTCCGAACACGGCTTCGACCTCTATCAGGGCGGCGTCCCGCCGGGAACGAACATCCGCCTGATCCACGTCGGCGACGAGGACGTGCAGGCCTGTGCCGGCACCCACGTCGAGCGCACCGGCGAGATCGGCGCGGTGAAAGTGCTGAAGACGGAGCCCGTCCAAGACGGCGTCGAACGGATCGTGTTCGCGGCGGGCGGTGCCGCCGTCGAGGCGACCCAGCGCACGGAAGACGCGCTGTACGACGCGGCCAGAGCCCTCGACGTCGACCCGCTCGACGTGCCCGAAACGGCCGAGCGGTTCTTCGAGGAGTGGAAGGGGCGCGGCAAAGAGATCGAGTCGCTCAAAGAGGAGCTTGCGGCGGCGCGTGCGTCCGGCGGCGCCGACGCAGAGGAGGTCGAGATCGGCGGCGTGACCGCGGTGATACAGCGGCTCGACGGCGACGCGGACGAGCTGCGCGCGACCGCGAACGCTCACGTCGACGACGGGAAGGTGGCGGTCGTCGGCAGCGGGGCAGACGGCTCCGCGAGCTTCGTCGTCGGTGTCCCCGATGGTGTCGACGTGAACGCCGGACAGGTGGTCTCGGAGCTCGCCGCCCGCGTCGGCGGCGGCGGCGGTGGCCCGCCGGACTTCGCGCAGGGGGGCGGCCCGGACGCGGACGCGCTCGACGACGCGCTCGACGCGGCACCGGACGTTCTTCGCAGCCTTCAGGAGGCCTGA
- a CDS encoding alpha/beta fold hydrolase, with the protein MPHANNAGVEIRYEVDAPDAGDPDEAVVFCGDVGLGAWQFGWQHAALAGPHTVITPETRGVGRSDAPPGPYTVEALASDVDAVCAAEGIRNAHLVGYGLGGMVALAYALASSRPASLSVIGTPPAGDDYNPAGVWADPSDPAAVEGSLNGLLSDSFRERHPDVLSRIVEWRLGEDADRETFEAHCAAIEGFDLSDRLYELTTPTLVVHGTEDTVCPKPAAEGLAGGLPRGELHAVAGARHFVGVEASAAVNDTLVGWLAEHAADPFSE; encoded by the coding sequence ATGCCTCACGCGAACAACGCCGGTGTCGAGATCCGGTACGAGGTGGACGCTCCCGACGCCGGCGACCCCGACGAGGCGGTCGTGTTCTGTGGCGACGTGGGGCTCGGCGCGTGGCAGTTCGGCTGGCAACACGCCGCGCTCGCGGGCCCACACACGGTGATCACGCCCGAGACGCGGGGTGTCGGTCGATCGGACGCGCCACCGGGGCCGTACACGGTCGAAGCGCTCGCGAGCGACGTGGACGCGGTGTGTGCCGCGGAGGGGATCCGGAACGCGCACCTCGTCGGGTACGGCCTCGGTGGGATGGTCGCGCTCGCGTACGCGCTCGCCTCGTCGCGTCCGGCGAGCCTCTCGGTCATCGGGACGCCGCCCGCGGGAGACGACTACAACCCCGCCGGCGTGTGGGCCGACCCGTCGGACCCGGCGGCGGTCGAGGGCTCCCTGAACGGACTGCTCTCGGACTCGTTCCGGGAGCGCCATCCCGACGTGCTCTCGCGGATCGTCGAGTGGCGACTCGGCGAGGACGCCGACCGCGAGACGTTCGAGGCCCACTGCGCCGCGATCGAGGGGTTCGACCTCTCGGACCGCCTGTACGAGCTCACGACGCCGACCCTCGTCGTCCACGGGACCGAGGACACCGTGTGTCCGAAACCGGCCGCGGAGGGGCTCGCTGGGGGGCTCCCGCGCGGGGAGCTTCACGCGGTCGCTGGCGCGCGCCACTTCGTCGGGGTGGAGGCGTCCGCCGCGGTCAACGACACTCTCGTCGGCTGGCTCGCGGAGCACGCCGCAGACCCGTTCTCGGAGTGA
- a CDS encoding type 1 glutamine amidotransferase, giving the protein MTRLRFALLNAAHDGANTRRNFRREVDADLVEFSASDGHLPDHTEFDGVVVTGSRSSVYWDEEWIPSLVDYVAEAADAGLPVLGVCYGHQVLAEALDGRVAGMDGFEIGYNEVRHRSDDELFAGVDEEFTVFTTHGDAVVDLPPNASLIGENDHGVHAFRDGHCWGVQFHPEYDLKTAREVTEGKRERLGDARVDAVLEAITPEAYDDACEAKPLFDNFTEYARRLKADRESVAAAGD; this is encoded by the coding sequence ATGACACGTCTCCGGTTTGCCCTGCTGAACGCCGCCCACGACGGCGCGAACACCCGGCGGAACTTCCGACGGGAGGTCGACGCCGACCTCGTCGAATTCTCGGCCAGCGACGGCCACCTTCCCGACCACACCGAGTTCGACGGCGTCGTGGTCACCGGGTCGCGCTCGTCGGTCTATTGGGACGAAGAGTGGATCCCGTCGCTCGTCGACTACGTCGCCGAGGCCGCCGACGCCGGCCTCCCGGTGCTCGGCGTCTGTTACGGCCACCAGGTACTCGCGGAGGCGCTCGACGGGCGCGTCGCCGGGATGGACGGCTTCGAGATCGGGTACAACGAAGTACGCCACCGCAGCGACGACGAGCTGTTCGCGGGGGTCGACGAGGAGTTCACCGTCTTCACGACCCACGGCGACGCGGTCGTCGATCTCCCGCCGAATGCGAGCCTGATCGGCGAGAACGACCACGGCGTCCACGCGTTCCGCGACGGCCACTGCTGGGGCGTGCAGTTCCACCCGGAGTACGATCTCAAGACGGCACGAGAGGTCACGGAGGGGAAACGCGAGCGGCTCGGCGACGCCCGCGTCGACGCGGTGTTAGAAGCGATTACGCCCGAGGCGTACGACGACGCCTGCGAGGCGAAGCCGCTCTTCGACAACTTCACCGAGTATGCTCGACGCCTGAAGGCCGACCGGGAGTCGGTCGCGGCAGCCGGCGACTGA